GTCGAGCAAGTACATCGCCAAGGGGTCGTCAGCCCGTTCGCCGATTTTGTAGCCCGGCGCTGCCGTGGCCGGCCCGACGATCAGGTCGACGTCTTCAAATGCCTTGTCGAAATCCTGCCGGATCAGGCGGCGCACCTTGAGGGCTTTCAAATAGTACGCGTCGTAGTAGCCGGCCGACAGGGCATAGGTGCCCAGCATGATGCGGCGCTTCACTTCGGCGCCGAAACCCTCCGAGCGGCTGCGCCGGTACATGCGCACCAGGGCCGTGTCGAGCTGCTGGGCGGCCCGCTTGTCGCCGGCGGCCTCGAATGTTTTGCGTTCGCCGTCCAACTCGGCCAGCATTTCTTGTTCGTTGGTCCGATAGCCGTAGTGCGCGCCGTCGTAGCGTGCCAGGTTGCTGCTGGCCTCGCTGGGCGCGATGATGTAATACGTGGCCACCGCGTACTTGCTGTGCGGGAGCGAGACCTCTTTGACCTTTGCGCCGAGTGATTCGTAGACCTTAACCGCCTCCCGGACTGCCGCGTGTACTTCTTCGTCGAGGCCCGGGCCGAAATGTTCGCGCACCAGCCCGATCGAGAGGCCCTCGAGCGGCTGGCCGATCCATTGGCTGTACGGCGGCACCGGCGCGGTGACCGATGTCGAGTCGAGCGGATCATGCCCGGCGATGGTCTCGAGCAGTAGCGCAACGTCCTCGGCCGAGCGTGCCATGGGACCGACCTGATCAAGGCTGCTGGCGAAGGCGACCACCCCGTACCGGCTCACATGGCCATACGTGGGCTTCAAGCCCGTGACGCCGCACAGGCCGGCCGGCTGGCGAATCGATCCGCCCGTATCAGTGCCGATGGCCAAGGGGGTCATCCGCGCCGCGACGCTCGCCGCCGATCCGCCGCTCGATCCGCCGGCGAAACACGACAAGTCCCAAGGGTTGTGCGTGACGTGGAAGGCCGAGTTTTCGGTCGAGCCCCCCATGGCGAATTCGTCGAGATTCGTGCGGCCGATCAACACCGCGTCGGCCGCCTTGAGCTTGGCGATGACCGTCGAGTCGTACGGCGCCCGGAAATGCTCCAGGATGCGCGAGGCACAGGTCACCACCTCGCCCCGGCTGCACAGGATGTCCTTCACGGCCACCGGCAGGCCGGCGAGTGGGCCGAGTGCCTCGCCGCGCGAACGCCGCTCGTCGACGTCGCGCGCTTTGGCCCGCGCTCTGTCGGCGTCGACGCGCAAGAAGGCGCCCACCTTCGCATCGTGGGCCGCGATTTGGGCCAGATAGGCCTCGGTCAGGTCGACCGCCGAGAGCTCGCCGGCGGCCATTTGAGCAAGCGACTGTTTGGCGGATTGTTCGATGAGCGACATGAGCCGGAACTCTCGCGCCAGGTGCCGAAGATTCAGTCGCCCAGGACCGCGGGCACAAGGTAGCATTCGCCGTCAGCGTTCGGTGCGCCGGCGAGCATTTCGGCCCGGTCGACACTGGGCTTTACTTCATCGGCCCGAAAGACATTGTGCAATTCGACGGCATGAGCCATCGGCTGGACGGATTCTGTATCGAGCTCGGCCAACTGCTCGATGTAACCGACGATCGCGCCCAGTTGCGCCGTCATGGTCGCCAGCTCGTCTTCCGAAAGACGCAGCCGGGCCAGCAGGGAGACCTTTTCAACCTGTTCGCGCGTGAGCGGCATACAAATCGAACGCCGTAATGAACGGTGGATCAAACGCCGAACCAGGGATGCCGAAAGCCACTAAGTAGCAGACACGGTGTTGCCCCCACGAGGTTCACCGGGAGGGCGAGAGCACGCTTGACGGTCGGAAGACCCTTGGCCGAGCGCGGTCGGGGTTATTTGCCGGCCTTCGCTGCGGATTTTGCCGGCGCCTTGGCCTTGGATTTGGCTTTTTCCTTTTCCTTCGCCGTGGCGTCGGCTGGCAGGCGGAAAGGGGCCGCTTCGATCCGCTTGGTCACGGCGCCGCTGCGCAGGCATTGGGTGCAGACCAACATGGTCTTGTTCTGCCCCTTCATCGTGACGCGGACGCTCTGCAGGTTGGGCTTGAACTGGCGGCGCGTGATGCCGGTGATCTTGGTACCGACGCCCCCCAGGTACTTGGCCTTACCGCGAATCGTGACCTGATTTCCCAGCTGCGGGCCTTTGCCGCAGATTTCGCACGTACGGGCCATGGCCCTGTCCTCCCAGCGCAAAGCTATTTTGTAGCGACAGTTATGTCCGGATTGGTGAATCCAGGAGTATACCCAGTCGCGGCCCGGGTGCAAAGGTGGAGGCGGACGCCCGCTTGAGACGTTGGCAGGACCGGTATCTCCTGCAGCAGGTCCGACCTGACGTTCCCCTGGCGGAAGCCCGTTCAGCTCAAATGCACAAGGTGCGAGGGGCGAAAAAGTGGCGAGGCCACCCGCGGCTGTCATGTTCGCCGATCAGTGATAAAGTCGGGGATGCGTTTTGCGATGGGCGACTTCGATCCGAGGTGATTCATGCCAGTTCGCCTTTGTATCGCTTGCACCTTGTTCCTATCTGTGGCAAGCGTTGGGACGGGTGACGACGACGCCCGCTCTTACGTCTTGAAGCGACAGCCCGAAGAGCTAGTCGTAGGCGACTGGTACCAAATTAATTCGCAGAATGGACCGACTCATTTGTCTTTCAAGGGCGTGCTCTACAAAGCAAACGAGAAATGGATTGTGCTTGGTACAGGACATCTACCACACAACGTAGTTTTTTGTACTTGGATTCCACGTGACGCAGCTACGGTCATCGCACGCCGAAAGACGGATATCCCTGTCCATGCCATCGAAAGCGAGTTTCCACGAACTGCCAAAACGGATGCGGACGTAAGAATGCTTCGTGGCGGAGAGCGCTATCGACGTCAGGTAAACGTGAGGGCGCGGGTAGTTGGAGTTAAGGAATCGACACTAGTCCTCGCTGATGAAAAGATTCCGCTCAGCGAAGTTTTGTGCGTCAAAATCCGGGAGCCATTCCGTGAAGCTCAGCAATTGAGCGGCCAACCTGCTGGCAAATCCGGGACACAGGCAGCAGAGGAGACGGACTAGAGTAATGTGATAGTCGTTTCTGCGGTTCATGTTGCCACAAATGCATATCTCGACTGGACGGGGCGCTGACCCTGTGAAAACCCACCTCCCCCGAATGGTTGCACGAAAAAGTTTGGTGCCGCGCTGCGTCTGAAATAAACTAAGTCGATCTCTTCGAGCGGTCACCGATGACGAGGCATCCACGCGTATTCGATGAGCGGGGCAGGCGATGGCAATTCGGGTCGTGTGTCCGCAATGCGCGAAGGTTCTTTCCGCGCCTGACATCGCGGCCGGTAAGCGTGCTCGCTGTTCCGGCTGCCAGGCCGTGATGACGGTACCCACGCCTGCGCCGCAAAAGGCTGCCGTCGCGAATGACGGCTACTCGTTGGCCGATCCCGCGCCGCGACGGGCGCCGGCGCCTGCATCGAGACAAACGGCGGCCGCAACTCCCGCGCCGGCACGCAGTGAAAGCAAGTTCACCTGGCGCGCGGCCGTGATGTGGGGCCTGGCCAGTGGCGTCGGATTTGGCGTGGCCGAGGGGATTATGTATTCCTCGCGCTATTACAACGGCATCCAATCGGGCGAGATTTACGTGATTCGCTACGTTTCTTGCGTGGCACTGCACGCCGTCTGGTCGGCGTCGGTCGCGCTATTAATCTGGAACAAAGCCAGCGATTTTCAATCCGATTCGGACTGGCCCGATCTTGTTTTCGAAGTACTCATGGTGCTGGCCATTCCCATGGTGCTGCACGGCTTGTACGACACCATGTTGAAAAAGGACATGGACCTTTGGGCCTTGGTCACAGCGGTGGCCAGCTTCGTCTTCCTGACCGTGCTCGTTGAATACACACGGCACCACCACGAATCGCCCGAACCTCGTGGTGCGAATCGTGTGTACGCGCAATAACTCGCGCGCCGCAAACCCGCTCTCCTTTTCGGGAGAGGGCCGGGGTGAGGGGATCGGCGGTGGGCTTCGGCCTTGAATACCCTCACCCTAACCCTCTCCCAATACTGTTCGGCACGCTTTTTGCGCCATGGGTGGGTGTGTTATTTGTTGAAGCCATCTCAACCGAGGGAGGGCTTGCAATGACACGGAGGTCGACGCCGGCGGTGGTTGCGGGGAAGTTGCAGGGTTTCAAGTATTTC
This genomic window from Pirellulales bacterium contains:
- the rpmB gene encoding 50S ribosomal protein L28: MARTCEICGKGPQLGNQVTIRGKAKYLGGVGTKITGITRRQFKPNLQSVRVTMKGQNKTMLVCTQCLRSGAVTKRIEAAPFRLPADATAKEKEKAKSKAKAPAKSAAKAGK
- a CDS encoding PrsW family glutamic-type intramembrane protease; the encoded protein is MAIRVVCPQCAKVLSAPDIAAGKRARCSGCQAVMTVPTPAPQKAAVANDGYSLADPAPRRAPAPASRQTAAATPAPARSESKFTWRAAVMWGLASGVGFGVAEGIMYSSRYYNGIQSGEIYVIRYVSCVALHAVWSASVALLIWNKASDFQSDSDWPDLVFEVLMVLAIPMVLHGLYDTMLKKDMDLWALVTAVASFVFLTVLVEYTRHHHESPEPRGANRVYAQ
- the gatC gene encoding Asp-tRNA(Asn)/Glu-tRNA(Gln) amidotransferase subunit GatC, producing the protein MPLTREQVEKVSLLARLRLSEDELATMTAQLGAIVGYIEQLAELDTESVQPMAHAVELHNVFRADEVKPSVDRAEMLAGAPNADGECYLVPAVLGD
- the gatA gene encoding Asp-tRNA(Asn)/Glu-tRNA(Gln) amidotransferase subunit GatA — protein: MSLIEQSAKQSLAQMAAGELSAVDLTEAYLAQIAAHDAKVGAFLRVDADRARAKARDVDERRSRGEALGPLAGLPVAVKDILCSRGEVVTCASRILEHFRAPYDSTVIAKLKAADAVLIGRTNLDEFAMGGSTENSAFHVTHNPWDLSCFAGGSSGGSAASVAARMTPLAIGTDTGGSIRQPAGLCGVTGLKPTYGHVSRYGVVAFASSLDQVGPMARSAEDVALLLETIAGHDPLDSTSVTAPVPPYSQWIGQPLEGLSIGLVREHFGPGLDEEVHAAVREAVKVYESLGAKVKEVSLPHSKYAVATYYIIAPSEASSNLARYDGAHYGYRTNEQEMLAELDGERKTFEAAGDKRAAQQLDTALVRMYRRSRSEGFGAEVKRRIMLGTYALSAGYYDAYYLKALKVRRLIRQDFDKAFEDVDLIVGPATAAPGYKIGERADDPLAMYLLDLYTVSANLAGIGGIVFPCGFSKAGLPIGLQLQAPPFEEDRLLRAAHMFQQATDWHTRRPALT